From Anopheles coluzzii chromosome 3, AcolN3, whole genome shotgun sequence, the proteins below share one genomic window:
- the LOC125907543 gene encoding cuticle protein 7-like: MAFKLCVILAIMGVANAVLLPTLVKKVEVEAPAEYQFSYSVHDDHTGDIKSQQEERHGDDVKGQYTLIDADGHRRVVDYTADEHNGFNAVVRREPLEGHKLVKTVVPVHKVAVPVAHYVAPALKVAVPVAKYAVPVAKVLAPAHVATVSFSAPSLTYHY; encoded by the exons ATGGCGTTCAAA CTTTGCGTTATTTTGGCCATCATGGGTGTTGCCAACGCGGTTCTACTGCCAACGCTGGTTAAGAAAGTGGAAGTGGAAGCACCGGCCGAGTACCAGTTCTCGTACTCCGTACACGACGATCACACCGGAGACATCAAGAGCCAGCAGGAGGAACGTCACGGTGATGACGTCAAGGGACAGTACACTCTGATCGATGCCGATGGCCACCGTCGTGTGGTTGACTACACCGCCGATGAGCACAACGGATTCAACGCCGTCGTCCGCCGTGAGCCCTTGGAGGGACACAAGCTGGTAAAGACCGTCGTCCCAGTGCACAAAGTTGCTGTACCAGTGGCACACTATGTTGCCCCTGCTCTGAAGGTTGCGGTTCCTGTTGCCAAATATGCTGTCCCGGTTGCCAAGGTTCTGGCTCCGGCTCATGTAGCTACTGTGAGCTTCTCTGCACCAAGTCTTACCTACCACTACTAA
- the LOC120955472 gene encoding larval cuticle protein A2B-like gives MAFKYCILFAVVAAASAAVLPVAVKHIEYADAPAEYQFEYSVHDDHTGDIKSQHEERHGDNVVGQYTLIDADGYRRVVEYTADEHNGFNAVVRREPVKTAIPVAKVVAPIAKVYAAPIAKVAVPVAKVAYPAYHY, from the exons ATGGCATTCAAA TACTGCATCCTGTTCGCTGTTGTTGCCGCTGCCAGCGCTGCCGTACTTCCGGTGGCCGTGAAGCATATCGAATATGCGGATGCTCCGGCCGAGTACCAGTTCGAGTACTCCGTGCATGATGATCATACCGGAGACATCAAGAGCCAGCACGAGGAGCGTCACGGTGACAACGTCGTCGGACAGTACACTCTGATTGATGCTGATGGCTACCGCCGAGTGGTCGAATACACCGCCGATGAGCACAACGGATTCAACGCCGTCGTTCGCCGTGAGCCTGTGAAGACTGCTATCCCAGTCGCCAAGGTCGTTGCCCCCATTGCCAAGGTTTACGCTGCTCCTATCGCCAAGGTCGCTGTCCCGGTTGCCAAGGTTGCCTACCCAGCGTACCACTACTAG
- the LOC120955466 gene encoding larval cuticle protein A2B-like, with the protein MAFKYCILFAVVAAASAAVLPVAVKHIEYADAPAEYQFEYSVHDDHTGDIKSQHEERHGDNVVGQYTLIDADGYRRVVEYTADEHNGFNAVVRREPVKTAIPVAKVVAPIAKVYAAPIAKVAVPVAKVAYPAYHY; encoded by the exons atggcATTCAAA TACTGCATCCTGTTCGCTGTTGTTGCCGCTGCCAGCGCTGCCGTACTTCCGGTGGCCGTGAAGCATATCGAATATGCGGATGCTCCGGCCGAGTACCAGTTCGAGTACTCCGTGCATGATGATCATACCGGAGACATCAAGAGCCAGCACGAGGAGCGTCACGGTGACAACGTCGTCGGACAGTACACTCTGATTGATGCTGATGGTTACCGCCGAGTGGTCGAATACACCGCCGATGAGCACAACGGATTCAACGCTGTCGTTCGCCGTGAGCCTGTGAAGACTGCTATCCCAGTCGCCAAGGTCGTTGCCCCCATTGCCAAGGTTTACGCTGCTCCTATCGCCAAGGTCGCTGTCCCGGTTGCCAAGGTTGCCTACCCAGCGTACCACTACTAA
- the LOC120955463 gene encoding pupal cuticle protein Edg-84A-like, producing MMEKVCIAVFLAVAASTAAAFPVARQLYGEHGPVEYHFKYSVHDDRSGDIKHQQEERHGDKVTGQYSLNDADGYRRVVDYTSDKDTGFVANVRRELIKGFHQTTSSTKAAVVPVVELLKSLPLVPINPHIESFHPVEQAHYVKVHKVTPKLSEPIVYTSKNRNTVHSHTSFKSGNISYQY from the exons ATGATGGAAAAG GTGTGCATTGCAGTGTTTCTGGCTGTTGCTGCAAGTACTGCAGCAGCATTTCCAGTAGCGCGTCAGCTTTACGGTGAGCATGGCCCAGTCGAATATCACTTCAAATATTCTGTACATGATGATCGGAGTGGAGACATAAAGCATCAGCAAGAAGAACGGCACGGAGATAAAGTTACTGGACAGTATAGTCTTAACGATGCGGATGGATATCGACGTGTTGTGGATTATACCTCAGACAAGGATACCGGATTTGTGGCTAACGTACGTCGTGAGCTAATAAAAGGATTCCATCAAACTACTTCGTCTACAAAAGCTGCTGTAGTTCCTGTAGTAGAGCTATTGAAATCATTACCTTTGGTTCCAATAAACCCTCATATTGAATCTTTCCATCCTGTCGAACAGGCACATTATGTGAAGGTTCATAAAGTTACCCCCAAGTTGAGCGAGCCGATAGTTTATACATCTAAAAACCGTAACACTGTGCATTCTCATACCAGTTTCAAAAGTGGAAATATCAGCtatcaatattaa
- the LOC120955470 gene encoding larval cuticle protein A2B-like produces MFLKIVGILGLVVVVCSQNHYGTHNDAQHDVVHYHHDEEHHGPAHYEYHYDVHDDHTGDVHGQHEARKDDSTHGEYYLIDADGHKRTVKYHVEGKSGFIAEVHREPVKGFHDAPLNFHHKFEEKY; encoded by the exons ATGTTTCTAAAG ATTGTGGGAATACTTGGACtagtggttgttgtttgcagCCAAAATCATTACGGTACACACAACGATGCACAACATGATGTAGTGCATTATCATCACGACGAAGAGCATCATGGACCAGCACATTATGAATATCACTACGACGTCCACGATGATCACACTGGCGATGTTCACGGCCAACATGAAGCGCGTAAAGATGATTCGACCCACGGTGAATATTATCTAATCGATGCCGATGGTCATAAGCGTACTGTGAAGTATCATGTTGAAGGAAAAAGCGGTTTCATTGCTGAAGTCCATCGAGAACCAGTCAAAGGCTTCCACGATGCACCTCTTAATTTCCATCACAAGTTCGAAGAGAAATACTGA
- the LOC120955464 gene encoding larval cuticle protein A2B-like, whose amino-acid sequence MYSKIIVVLALVAAVSAQSHYGHQQHYQPQHYHHEEEHHGPVHYEYNYDVHDDHTGDVHGQKEARKDDSTQGEYYLIDADGHKRTVTYHVEGKSGFIADVHREPIKGYQAPQPQHHQYQPQYHHQAPAHHKY is encoded by the exons ATGTATTCCAAG ATCATTGTTGTTCTGGCCCTTGTCGCCGCCGTCAGTGCTCAAAGCCACTACGGACATCAACAACACTACCAGCCCCAGCACTACCATCACGAAGAGGAGCATCACGGACCAGTGCACTACGAATATAACTACGATGTGCATGATGACCATACCGGTGATGTTCACGGCCAGAAGGAGGCTCGTAAGGACGACTCTACTCAGGGCGAGTACTACCTGATCGATGCCGACGGTCACAAGCGTACCGTCACGTACCACGTTGAGGGTAAGAGCGGATTCATCGCGGACGTGCACCGTGAGCCGATCAAGGGATACCAGGCACCGCAGCCACAGCACCACCAATATCAGCCGCAATACCATCATCAGGCTCCGGCTCACCACAAATACTAG
- the LOC120955469 gene encoding larval cuticle protein A2B-like gives MYSKIIVVLALVAAVSAQSHYGHQQHYQPQHYHHEEEHHGPVHYEYHYDVHDDHTGDVHGQKEARKDDSTQGEYYLIDADGHKRTVTYHVEGKSGFIAEVHREPIKGYQAPQPQHHQYQPHHQVPSHYNYQH, from the exons ATGTATTCCAAG ATCATTGTTGTTCTGGCCCTTGTCGCCGCCGTCAGTGCTCAAAGCCACTACGGACATCAACAACACTACCAGCCCCAGCACTACCATCACGAAGAGGAACATCACGGACCAGTGCACTACGAGTATCACTACGATGTGCATGATGACCACACTGGTGATGTTCACGGCCAGAAGGAGGCTCGTAAGGACGACTCTACTCAGGGCGAGTACTACCTGATCGATGCCGATGGCCACAAGCGTACCGTCACGTACCACGTTGAGGGTAAGAGCGGATTCATCGCGGAGGTGCACCGTGAGCCGATCAAGGGATACCAGGCACCGCAGCCCCAGCATCATCAATATCAGCCCCACCATCAGGTTCCGTCTCACTACAACTATCAACATTAA
- the LOC120955468 gene encoding larval cuticle protein A2B-like isoform X4, with protein MYSKIIVVLALVAAVSAQSHYGHQQHYQPQHYHHEEEHHGPVHYEYHYDVHDDHTGDVHGQKEARKDDSTQGEYYLIDADGHKRTVTYHVEGKSGFIAEVHREPIKGYQAPQPQHHQYQSQYQH; from the exons ATGTATTCCAAG ATCATTGTTGTTCTGGCCCTTGTCGCCGCCGTCAGTGCTCAAAGCCACTACGGACATCAACAACACTACCAGCCCCAGCACTACCATCACGAAGAGGAGCATCACGGACCAGTGCACTACGAGTATCACTACGATGTGCATGATGACCATACCGGTGATGTTCACGGCCAGAAGGAGGCTCGTAAGGACGACTCTACTCAGGGCGAGTACTACCTGATCGATGCCGACGGTCACAAGCGTACCGTTACGTACCACGTTGAGGGCAAGAGCGGATTCATCGCGGAGGTGCACCGTGAGCCGATCAAGGGATACCAGGCACCGCAGCCCCAACATCATCAATATCAATCGCAATACCAACATTAG
- the LOC120955468 gene encoding larval cuticle protein A2B-like isoform X1, with the protein MYSKIIVVLALVAAVSAQSHYGHQQHYQPQHYHHEEEHHGPVHYEYNYDVHDDHTGDVHGQKEARKDDSTQGEYYLIDADGHKRTVTYHVEGKSGFIAEVHREPIKGYQAPQPQHHQYQPHHGASVHQNNHY; encoded by the exons ATGTATTCCAAG ATCATTGTTGTTCTGGCCCTTGTCGCCGCCGTCAGTGCTCAAAGCCACTACGGACATCAACAACACTACCAGCCCCAGCACTACCATCACGAAGAGGAGCATCACGGACCAGTGCACTACGAATATAACTACGATGTGCATGATGACCACACCGGTGATGTTCACGGCCAGAAGGAGGCTCGTAAAGACGACTCTACTCAGGGCGAGTACTACCTGATCGATGCCGACGGTCACAAGCGTACCGTCACGTACCACGTTGAGGGCAAGAGCGGATTCATCGCGGAGGTGCACCGTGAGCCGATCAAGGGATACCAGGCACCGCAGCCCCAGCACCACCAATATCAGCCGCATCATGGAGCGTCCGTTCATCAAAATAACCATTAttag
- the LOC120955468 gene encoding larval cuticle protein A2B-like isoform X5, with amino-acid sequence MYSKIIVVLALVAAVSAQSHYGHQQHYQPQHYHHEEEHHGPVHYEYNYDVHDDHTGDVHGQKEARKDDSTQGEYYLIDADGHKRTVTYHVEGKSGFIAEVHREPIKGYQAPQPQHHQYQSQYQH; translated from the exons ATGTATTCCAAG ATCATTGTTGTTCTGGCCCTTGTCGCCGCCGTCAGCGCTCAAAGCCACTACGGACATCAACAACACTACCAGCCCCAGCACTACCATCACGAAGAGGAGCACCATGGACCAGTGCACTACGAATATAACTACGATGTGCATGATGACCATACCGGTGATGTTCACGGCCAGAAGGAGGCTCGTAAGGACGACTCTACTCAGGGCGAGTACTACCTGATCGATGCCGACGGTCACAAGCGTACCGTCACGTACCACGTTGAGGGCAAGAGCGGATTCATCGCGGAG GTGCACCGTGAGCCGATCAAGGGATACCAGGCACCGCAGCCCCAACATCATCAATATCAATCGCAATACCAACATTAG
- the LOC120955468 gene encoding larval cuticle protein A2B-like isoform X2, whose amino-acid sequence MYSKIIVVLALVAAVSAQSHYGHQQHYQPQHYHHEEEHHGPVHYEYNYDVHDDHTGDVHGQKEARKDDSTQGEYYLIDADGHKRTVTYHVEGKSGFIAEVHREPIKGYQAPQPQHHQYQPHHEAPAHYNYQH is encoded by the exons ATGTATTCCAAG ATCATTGTTGTTCTGGCCCTTGTCGCCGCCGTCAGCGCTCAAAGCCACTACGGACATCAACAACACTACCAGCCCCAGCACTACCATCACGAAGAGGAGCACCATGGACCAGTGCACTACGAATATAACTACGATGTGCATGATGACCATACCGGTGATGTTCACGGCCAGAAGGAGGCTCGTAAGGACGACTCTACTCAGGGCGAGTACTACCTGATCGATGCCGACGGTCACAAGCGTACCGTCACGTACCACGTTGAGGGCAAGAGCGGATTCATCGCGGAGGTGCACCGCGAGCCGATCAAGGGATACCAGGCACCGCAGCCCCAGCATCATCAATATCAGCCCCATCATGAGGCTCCGGCTCACTACAACTATCAACACTAA
- the LOC120955471 gene encoding larval cuticle protein A2B-like — protein MMKFLVLLALVAAVSAQSHYGHQQHYQPQHYHHEEEHHGPVHYEYHYDVHDDHTGDVHGQKEARKDDSTQGEYYLIDADGHKRTVTYHVEGKSGFIAEVHREPIKGYQAPQPHHQAPSHYNYQH, from the exons ATGATGAAG TTCTTGGTACTTCTGGCTCTTGTTGCCGCCGTCAGTGCTCAAAGCCACTACGGACATCAACAACACTACCAGCCCCAGCACTACCATCACGAAGAGGAACATCACGGACCAGTGCACTACGAGTATCACTACGATGTGCATGATGACCATACCGGTGATGTTCACGGCCAGAAGGAGGCTCGTAAGGACGACTCTACTCAGGGCGAGTACTACCTGATCGATGCCGATGGCCACAAGCGTACCGTCACGTACCACGTTGAGGGTAAGAGCGGATTCATCGCGGAGGTGCACCGTGAGCCGATCAAGGGATACCAGGCACCACAGCCCCACCATCAGGCTCCGTCTCACTACAACTATCAGCATTAA